One stretch of Pseudoramibacter sp. DNA includes these proteins:
- a CDS encoding NAD(P)/FAD-dependent oxidoreductase, whose translation MKTKYLIIGNSAAAIGGVQGIREVDKRSKIVLVADEPYSTYSRPLISYWLEGRVDREHMVYRNPDFYRQYGVDTLLGTKVTAIDPTRHTATTDDGKEITYEELLIATGSHPFVPPIEGKDQAKNAFTFTTFDDAQGVKKALTPDAKVVIMGGGLIGLKAAEALIDQVKSLTIVDLADRVMPSVLDSEVAQVMQQHLKDLGMVLKLKTSIKRVGNMSVTLSDGAKLPYDILIFAVGTRPNQALAEAAGIDCERGILTNESQLTSAADVYAAGDCTQSHDISADVDRNIAILPNAFMQGETAGINMAGGQAVFDKAFPVNSMGIKDFYLLTAGSTEGQPQIVNTPDGIRKFYIADDELKGYMILGECQRAGIYTDLIRQKTKLSTVDWNSLAEAPKLMAFDVSVRKADLAQAH comes from the coding sequence ATGAAGACGAAATATTTGATTATCGGCAACTCTGCCGCAGCAATCGGCGGCGTTCAGGGCATTCGGGAAGTCGACAAACGGAGCAAAATCGTGCTCGTGGCCGACGAACCTTACTCGACCTATTCCAGACCCCTCATTTCCTACTGGCTCGAAGGCCGGGTGGACCGGGAACACATGGTGTACCGCAATCCGGATTTCTACAGACAGTACGGCGTTGACACTCTGCTGGGTACGAAAGTCACCGCCATCGATCCGACACGTCACACCGCGACGACCGACGACGGCAAAGAAATCACCTACGAAGAACTGTTAATCGCGACGGGCTCCCATCCCTTTGTGCCGCCGATCGAAGGCAAGGATCAGGCGAAAAACGCCTTTACTTTTACGACGTTCGACGACGCCCAGGGCGTGAAAAAGGCCCTGACGCCTGACGCCAAAGTGGTGATCATGGGCGGCGGCCTCATCGGCCTCAAAGCCGCTGAAGCGCTGATCGACCAGGTGAAGAGCCTGACCATCGTTGACCTCGCCGACCGGGTCATGCCGTCGGTTCTGGACAGCGAAGTGGCCCAGGTCATGCAGCAGCATCTCAAAGATCTGGGCATGGTGCTCAAGCTTAAAACGAGCATCAAGCGCGTCGGCAACATGAGCGTGACCTTGAGCGACGGCGCAAAACTTCCCTACGACATTTTGATTTTTGCCGTCGGGACCCGTCCGAACCAGGCGCTGGCTGAAGCGGCTGGCATCGATTGCGAACGAGGGATTTTAACAAACGAAAGTCAGCTGACCTCCGCCGCTGACGTTTACGCCGCCGGCGACTGCACCCAGAGCCACGACATCAGCGCCGATGTGGACCGCAACATCGCCATTCTGCCCAACGCCTTCATGCAGGGCGAAACGGCCGGCATCAACATGGCCGGCGGACAGGCCGTCTTCGACAAGGCCTTCCCGGTCAACTCCATGGGCATCAAAGATTTTTATCTGCTCACGGCCGGCAGCACCGAAGGTCAGCCTCAGATCGTCAACACCCCGGACGGCATCCGGAAATTCTACATTGCAGATGATGAATTAAAAGGCTATATGATTTTGGGCGAATGCCAGCGTGCGGGGATTTATACGGATCTGATCCGCCAGAAGACCAAACTGTCGACAGTCGATTGGAACAGTCTTGCCGAAGCGCCGAAACTCATGGCTTTTGATGTGTCGGTCAGAAAAGCAGACCTGGCTCAGGCGCACTAA